Proteins encoded together in one Riemerella anatipestifer window:
- a CDS encoding exonuclease domain-containing protein — protein sequence MNFISIDFETANTHRYSPCSLGLCIVKDSYIIDRKEWLIQPPRNHYNPRNIEIHGITPEMTANQPEFHELWQEIKPYIHNQTILAHNGNNIDKNILPKTLEYYDIPYSEDDFLIVDTLQLSKRLFHNLKSYTLKDICDFLSIPFDETHYHNSLYDATKTAELGIKLNKYFALLPDFSIDYNFSKTKIKAKPTKNILLSDIIANKEVRSISSELINPKTDIEDTSHFFYSKKVVITGTFERFPLRDELAKLLYDVGADINRGISSKTDYVIVGANAGWKKLEQIEKLGIEIIDENKFIELFNL from the coding sequence ATGAACTTTATTTCTATTGACTTTGAGACTGCTAATACTCATCGCTACAGTCCGTGTTCTCTAGGATTATGCATTGTGAAAGACTCTTATATCATTGACAGAAAGGAATGGTTAATACAACCTCCAAGAAACCATTATAACCCTCGGAATATTGAAATACACGGAATAACGCCAGAAATGACAGCTAACCAACCAGAATTTCATGAGCTTTGGCAAGAGATTAAACCATACATTCACAACCAAACAATATTAGCTCATAATGGGAATAATATTGATAAGAATATACTTCCAAAAACGCTAGAGTATTACGATATTCCATATTCTGAAGACGACTTTTTGATAGTAGATACCTTACAACTCTCCAAGCGATTATTCCACAATTTGAAAAGCTACACACTAAAAGACATTTGCGATTTTCTTTCTATTCCTTTTGATGAAACACACTATCATAATTCTCTATATGATGCCACAAAAACTGCTGAGTTAGGAATAAAGCTAAACAAATATTTTGCGTTATTGCCTGATTTTTCTATTGATTATAATTTTTCGAAAACAAAAATCAAAGCTAAGCCTACAAAAAATATACTCCTTTCTGATATTATTGCAAATAAGGAAGTAAGGTCCATTTCATCAGAATTGATAAACCCAAAAACTGATATAGAAGATACCTCCCATTTCTTCTACTCTAAAAAAGTAGTGATCACAGGAACTTTTGAAAGGTTTCCACTTAGAGATGAGCTGGCGAAATTGCTTTATGATGTAGGAGCAGATATCAATCGTGGTATTTCTAGCAAGACAGACTATGTCATTGTTGGTGCAAATGCAGGATGGAAAAAACTTGAACAAATAGAAAAATTAGGTATTGAAATCATTGATGAAAATAAATTTATAGAACTATTTAATTTGTAA
- a CDS encoding type II toxin-antitoxin system HicA family toxin, translated as MKSSSLIKMIEADGWYLVRVKGSHHHFKHPVKKGLVTIPHPEKDTPIKTVKSILKQAGLK; from the coding sequence ATGAAATCAAGTTCATTAATCAAGATGATTGAAGCAGATGGTTGGTATCTTGTAAGAGTTAAAGGTAGTCATCATCACTTCAAACATCCAGTCAAAAAAGGATTAGTTACGATTCCGCATCCTGAAAAGGATACACCAATCAAAACTGTAAAATCCATTTTGAAACAGGCAGGGCTTAAATAG
- a CDS encoding IS982-like element ISRa1 family transposase → MNNLEQIYERILEVLGLFSENQLISYQRRTPKMSDLEVISLNITAEYLSIDSELQLFRKLPNSLINKIERSVYNKRKRRLSLQTEQIRQRISMEFNEFEDIFIVDSMPMKVCENARSTRSKICKEQSYSSPTYGYCASQKLYFYGYKLHAVCSLNGVIKNFDISPASVHDIHYLKDIGEQMRNCTLIGDRGYLSAKVQIDLFNYANIKLDTPMRSNQKDYIPQFSLYKKKRKRIETFFSQLCDQFMIKRNYAKTFEGFKTRIISKITATTVIQYINKFIFQRKLNHLKISII, encoded by the coding sequence ATGAACAACTTAGAGCAAATATATGAAAGAATTTTGGAAGTTTTAGGACTTTTTTCAGAAAATCAACTGATTAGTTATCAGAGAAGAACACCTAAAATGAGCGATTTAGAAGTCATAAGTCTTAATATTACTGCTGAATACTTGAGTATTGATAGCGAATTACAGTTATTTAGAAAATTGCCAAACTCTCTGATAAACAAAATTGAAAGAAGTGTTTACAATAAGCGAAAACGAAGACTATCCCTACAAACAGAGCAAATTAGACAGCGTATTTCGATGGAGTTCAATGAGTTTGAAGATATTTTTATCGTTGATAGCATGCCAATGAAAGTTTGTGAAAACGCTCGTTCTACTCGTTCAAAAATTTGTAAAGAGCAATCCTATTCTTCACCAACATATGGTTATTGTGCTTCACAGAAATTATATTTCTATGGCTATAAACTACACGCAGTATGTTCTTTAAATGGTGTGATTAAGAATTTTGATATAAGCCCTGCATCCGTTCACGACATCCACTATTTAAAAGATATTGGTGAGCAAATGCGAAACTGTACTTTAATTGGAGATAGAGGCTATTTATCAGCAAAAGTTCAAATAGATTTATTTAACTATGCTAATATTAAATTAGATACACCAATGAGAAGTAATCAGAAAGATTATATTCCTCAATTTTCATTGTACAAGAAAAAGCGAAAACGAATTGAGACATTTTTCTCTCAACTTTGCGACCAATTTATGATTAAAAGAAACTATGCTAAAACTTTTGAAGGCTTTAAAACAAGGATAATCAGTAAAATAACCGCCACAACGGTTATTCAATATATCAATAAATTTATCTTCCAAAGAAAATTAAATCATCTAAAAATCAGTATTATTTAA